A single Meles meles chromosome 20, mMelMel3.1 paternal haplotype, whole genome shotgun sequence DNA region contains:
- the LZTFL1 gene encoding leucine zipper transcription factor-like protein 1 codes for MAELGLNEHHQNEVINYMRFARSKRGLRLKTVDSCFQDLKESRLVEETFTVDEVSEVLSGLQAVVYSEVESELINTAHTNVLLLRQLFSQAEKWYLKLQTDISELENRELLEQVAEFEKAEFTSSNKKPIIETMKPKLAPLNEGGSTELLNKEISRLQEENEKLKSRLKTIEMQATHALDEKSKLERALQDLQLDQGNQKDFIKAQDLNDLENTVAALKSEFQKTLNDKTENQKSLEENLATAKHDLLRVREQLSMAEKELEKKFQQTAAYRNMKEILTKKNDQIKDLRRRLAKYEPED; via the exons GCAGAGTTGGGCCTAAACGAGCACCATCAAAATGAAGTTATCAATTACATGCGTTTTGCTCGTTCAAAGAGAGGCCTGAGACTCAAAACTGTAGATTCCTGCTTCCAAGACCTCAAGGAGAGCAG GCTGGTGGAGGAGACCTTCACCGTAGATGAGGTCTCCGAGGTCCTGAGCGGGCTGCAGGCTGTGGTCTACAGCGAGGTGGAGTCTGAGCTCATCAACACAGCCCACACCAACGTCCTGCTCCTGCGGCAGCTCTTCTCCCAGGCTGAGAAGTGGTACCTCAAGCTACAGACCGACATCTCTGAACTTGAAAACAG AGAATTATTGGAACAAGTTGCAGAATTTGAAAAAGCGGAATTTACGTCTTCCAATAAAAAG CCCATCATAGAGACCATGAAGCCCAAACTCGCTCCACTTAATGAGGGCGGAAGCACGGAACTCCTGAACAAG GAAATTTCCAGACTTCAAGAAGAGAACGAGAAATTGAAGTCAAGGCTGAAGACCATTGAAATGCAG GCAACCCATGCGTTAGATGAGAAGTCAAAGCTAGAAAGAGCACTGCAGGATTTACAGCTCGACCAGGGAAATCAAAAG GATTTTATAAAAGCCCAAGACTTGAATGACTTGGAGAACACAGTAGCTGCTTTGAAGAGTGAGTTTCAGAAGACACTTAACGACAAGACAGAAAACCAGAAGTCCCTGGAGGAGAATCTGGCGACCGCCAAGCACGACCTACTCAGGGTTCGGGAGCAGCTGAGCATGGCTGAAAAG GAATTAGAGAAGAAATTCCAACAAACAGCAGCTTACCGAAACATGAAAGAGATTCTCACCAAGAAGAATGACCAAATCAAAGACCTGAGGCGAAGACTGGCCAA GTACGAGCCTGAAGACTAA